A genome region from Glycine max cultivar Williams 82 chromosome 5, Glycine_max_v4.0, whole genome shotgun sequence includes the following:
- the LOC100786004 gene encoding BTB/POZ domain-containing protein At2g13690, protein MNRWSGGRGRKPRRRAWCCSFAIPPSSPEVNTIPHSKSRHKNKTESFSKPSVVSVPNSPQSAKSGFPIVGRIDPRRILSPGRVSPIDSDPAPAASQLRSHSFRDSSPPPPESAAALDVKLKLRGRSGGSMVVEVESEVLGANSEVFAGLIADCKRGVGGATMEVENLGVFRDTIELMFEDDDRITKTLINVGVSRSIDILEVSAGIVFAKGVRCCLKYLEAVPWTEEEEEKLRSLFTRFEFDDATTRDILGRLYLNDSVDSRPNVAQQLVWSISTCEDANARNEMKSLVKGLLCKSSVYEKNHLDLSKEDLYAVCDSCLSSLISLFEEASDTTPPERLMKKDSNKPLIERISRQVDNINWLLEIMLDGQVAEDFVDIWAHQQQLLKMHDIASPMIRYELSRVSAILFVAMGTRKLQCPLEARSGLLQAWFGPMLLDFGWLQRCRKGLDMRTLEEAMGQTLLTLPLKQQYVLFMEWFRHFSRHGTECPNMSKAFQIWWRRSFLRGSETYAVESR, encoded by the exons ATGAACCGGTGGTCCGGCGGTCGGGGTCGTAAGCCTCGGCGGCGAGCATGGTGCTGCTCGTTCGCAATCCCTCCGTCGAGCCCCGAAGTCAACACAATCCCTCACTCCAAATCGCGccacaaaaacaaaacagaatCTTTTTCAAAACCCAGCGTCGTTTCGGTCCCAAACTCACCGCAGAGCGCCAAATCCGGGTTTCCCATCGTGGGCCGGATCGACCCGCGCCGGATCTTGTCGCCGGGAAGAGTCTCTCCCATCGACTCCGATCCCGCCCCCGCCGCCTCGCAGCTTCGATCCCACAGCTTCCGCGACTCCTCGCCGCCGCCGCCGGAGAGTGCGGCGGCGCTGGACGTGAAGCTGAAGCTGCGAGGGAGGAGCGGCGGGAGCATGGTGGTGGAGGTGGAGTCAGAGGTTCTGGGAGCGAACTCGGAGGTGTTTGCGGGTTTGATAGCTGATTGCAAGAGAGGTGTGGGTGGAGCCACCATGGAAGTTGAGAACTTGGGAGTGTTCAGAGACACCATTGAGCTTATGTTTGAAGACGACGATCGCATCACCAAGACCCTCATCAACGTTGGTGTTTCTCGCTCCATTGATATTTTGGAG GTTTCAGCAGGAATTGTGTTTGCTAAGGGCGTTCGTTGCTGCTTGAAGTACCTTGAGGCGGTTCCTTGGACtgaggaggaagaagagaaattgAGGAGCCTGTTCACAAGATTTGAGTTCGATGATGCAACAACAAGAGACATCTTAGGAAGACTGTACTTGAATGACTCGGTAGATTCCAGGCCAAATGTGGCTCAACAACTTGTTTGGTCTATCAGCACTTGTGAGGATGCAAATGCCAGAAATGAAATGAAGTCACTAGTCAAGGGTCTTCTTTGCAAAAGCTCTGTGTATGAGAAGAACCATCTTGACCTCAGCAAGGAGGATCTATATGCTGTTTGTGACTCGTGTTTGAGTTCACTTATCAGTCTCTTTGAGGAGGCATCTGACACCACCCCTCCTGAAAGGTTGATGAAGAAGGACTCAAACAAGCCTCTGATTGAGCGAATATCAAGACAGGTTGACAACATCAACTGGTTGCTGGAAATTATGCTTGATGGACAAGTGGCAGAGGACTTTGTGGATATATGGGCACATCAGCAACAACTTCTTAAAATGCATGACATTGCATCCCCTATGATCAGATATGAACTCAGTAGAGTGTCAGCAATCTTATTTGTTGCAATGGGTACAAGAAAACTGCAATGCCCTTTGGAAGCTAGATCAGGGCTTCTCCAAGCATGGTTTGGACCTATGCTGTTGGACTTTGGTTGGCTGCAGAGATGCAGAAAAGGGCTTGATATGAGGACCTTGGAAGAGGCTATGGGGCAGACACTTCTTACTCTACCTTTAAAGCAGCAGTATGTGCTGTTCATGGAATGGTTTCGCCATTTCTCAAGGCATGGAACTGAGTGCCCAAATATGAGCAAGGCATTCCAGATTTGGTGGCGCAGATCTTTCTTAAGAGGCTCTGAGACTTATGCTGTTGAATCAAGATAA
- the LOC102660360 gene encoding uncharacterized protein → MEAPIMLPLERTSSIEREPRTLNINQIQSARELAIYILNTKTIEEASRIFTEGLQPVVSAACCMRSGTTMDMDLGEELEVLNSKDATTQVAPAAAFRDIASAPF, encoded by the exons atggagGCACCCATTATGTTACCCCTTGAAAGGACTTCGTCAATTGAAAGAGAGCCCAGGACTCTTAATATCAACCAAATCCAATCCGCTAGG gagttagcaatatatatattgaacaCAAAGACCATAGAAGAAGCGTCCAGAATTTTCACGGAG GGGTTGCAGCCAGTGGTTAGTGCTGCTTGCTGCATGAGATCCGGCACAACAATGGACATGGATTTGGGTGAAGAACTTGAAGTGTTGAACTCCAAAGACGCAACAACACAAGTAGCCCCAGCAGCAGCATTCAGAGACATAGCATCTGCACCTTTCTAG